A DNA window from Andrena cerasifolii isolate SP2316 chromosome 16, iyAndCera1_principal, whole genome shotgun sequence contains the following coding sequences:
- the LOC143377848 gene encoding uncharacterized protein LOC143377848 isoform X2 has protein sequence MLSANDCRISEKLLSTAVEKADVSTDFDELDVSLFESYPVLVQPNLVIQICLKNTLLLEKLHVHINDCNNYPCMFSKIIEGERMKSLVSIIQNDTMDNARQEFKQCIHDCTVWWKLFKHFNKDANPRRELGRCLFQTFSSKCREPVLYKMQLLLTDTAET, from the exons ATGCTATCAGCAAATGATTGCCGCATTTCTGAAAAGCTATTAAGCACAGCTGTTGAGAAAGCCGACGTAAGCACAGATTTCGATGAGTTGGATGTTAGTCTATTTGAATCGTATCCCGTATTGGTGCAACCAAACTTG GTGATACAAATCTGCTTGAAGAACACATTGCTGCTGGAGAAATTGCACGTTCATATCAATGATTGCAATAACTACCCTTGTATGTTCTCAAAAATAATTGAAGGCGAACGGATGAAATCCCTTGTGTCCATAATACAGAACGATACAATGGATAATGCCCGCCAGGAATTCAAGCAATGCATACACGATTGTACTGTCTGGTGGAAgctgtttaaacacttcaatAAGGACGCAAATCCTCGTCGCGAGTTGGGAAGATGCTTGTTCCAAACATTTTCATCC AAATGCAGAGAGCCCGTTTTGTATAAAATGCAATTACTTTTAACTGATACTGCAGAAACATGA
- the LOC143377848 gene encoding uncharacterized protein LOC143377848 isoform X1 — MLDDITAKVWRILPVVDVPRSWVITYCMKYTEIYQDVETSAMRCRHDGTDWDCTFIELVIQICLKNTLLLEKLHVHINDCNNYPCMFSKIIEGERMKSLVSIIQNDTMDNARQEFKQCIHDCTVWWKLFKHFNKDANPRRELGRCLFQTFSSKCREPVLYKMQLLLTDTAET; from the exons ATGCTGGACGACATCACCGCGAAGGTGTGGAGGATCCTGCCTGTGGTCGACGTGCCGCGAAGCTGGGTGATCACGTACTGCATGAAGTACACGGAGATTTACCAGGACGTGGAGACGTCAGCCATGCGGTGCCGGCACGACGGAACAGATTGGGACTGCACGTTTATCGAACTG GTGATACAAATCTGCTTGAAGAACACATTGCTGCTGGAGAAATTGCACGTTCATATCAATGATTGCAATAACTACCCTTGTATGTTCTCAAAAATAATTGAAGGCGAACGGATGAAATCCCTTGTGTCCATAATACAGAACGATACAATGGATAATGCCCGCCAGGAATTCAAGCAATGCATACACGATTGTACTGTCTGGTGGAAgctgtttaaacacttcaatAAGGACGCAAATCCTCGTCGCGAGTTGGGAAGATGCTTGTTCCAAACATTTTCATCC AAATGCAGAGAGCCCGTTTTGTATAAAATGCAATTACTTTTAACTGATACTGCAGAAACATGA
- the LOC143377848 gene encoding uncharacterized protein LOC143377848 isoform X3, translated as MLDDITAKVWRILPVVDVPRSWVITYCMKYTEIYQDVETSAMRCRHDGTDWDCTFIELGGGWDDFNMGKIVSSFNDLSDRGLRLKLLRGAEICGKLWPRYKRDQDKRLTRMQLNVHVS; from the exons ATGCTGGACGACATCACCGCGAAGGTGTGGAGGATCCTGCCTGTGGTCGACGTGCCGCGAAGCTGGGTGATCACGTACTGCATGAAGTACACGGAGATTTACCAGGACGTGGAGACGTCAGCCATGCGGTGCCGGCACGACGGAACAGATTGGGACTGCACGTTTATCGAACTG GGTGGAGGGTGGGACGATTTTAACATGGGTAAAATCGTCTCCTCGTTTAACGATCTTTCCGATCGGGGACTTAGACTGAAACTACTTCGCGGGGCGGAAATTTGTGGCAAACTCTGGCCGAGATACAAGCGCGACCAAGATAAAAGATTAACTCGTATGCAGTTAAACGTTCACGTGAGCTAA